A part of Corynebacterium lactis RW2-5 genomic DNA contains:
- a CDS encoding TetR/AcrR family transcriptional regulator codes for MGLLADGNLANERGEKLKLQVMGSGQRNFTSRQQALFDALMRDVLNEGFADFTVDAAARRYRCSKSTMYSLGANRDEILRGVIVEFFRGVARATEPVWVEDGVDLPCVEVLEGYFAAIARALEPASEKFMRDLLAEPVAQEVYSVNTAAAVKVVDGILSAGVEFGEFSIESVGFVSRLIQRSLQDIQSGVYLDVLPNARAYAAFGELVIRGLER; via the coding sequence GTGGGGCTACTTGCCGACGGAAACCTCGCTAACGAACGGGGAGAAAAATTAAAGTTGCAGGTTATGGGAAGCGGTCAAAGGAATTTCACCTCTCGTCAGCAGGCTCTTTTTGACGCCTTGATGCGTGACGTCCTGAACGAAGGATTTGCCGACTTTACCGTCGACGCGGCTGCGAGGCGCTATCGCTGCTCGAAGTCGACGATGTACTCGCTCGGCGCGAATCGTGATGAGATCTTGCGCGGTGTGATCGTGGAGTTTTTTCGTGGAGTGGCGCGCGCTACCGAGCCGGTATGGGTTGAAGATGGCGTGGATTTGCCCTGTGTAGAGGTGCTGGAAGGGTATTTTGCCGCGATTGCCCGGGCTCTTGAGCCTGCTAGTGAAAAGTTCATGCGCGACCTCCTGGCGGAGCCGGTGGCGCAGGAGGTTTACTCCGTGAATACGGCCGCTGCGGTGAAGGTCGTGGATGGCATCCTTAGTGCCGGTGTCGAGTTCGGCGAGTTTTCAATCGAGTCGGTGGGCTTTGTTTCTCGGCTGATTCAGCGAAGCCTGCAGGATATTCAAAGTGGCGTCTACCTGGATGTATTGCCGAACGCTCGGGCCTATGCTGCGTTCGGTGAGCTGGTTATTCGCGGGCTTGAGAGGTAG